From Jeotgalibaca dankookensis, one genomic window encodes:
- a CDS encoding bifunctional glycosyltransferase family 2/GtrA family protein, translated as MSLNFIIVIPALNPDEKLIQLLTSIRSTVNEIPIIIINDGSSNEYLRIFEQAKQYDCIVKNHKTNKGKGVAIKTAIKYIQKKFPSIDSLITVDSDGQHTVLDIVGCMETARKNPEALVLGTRTFGRNIPLRSKFGNIVTRNILKMTTGIALEDTQTGLRIIPRTFFDDLLLLEGDRYEFETNMLIATRESEVPVVSHPISTIYINGNKSSHFKVFSDSVRIYSVFFKYIISSILAFIIDISVYAILVRILFPIGFFAIYLSSFFARVISALFNYTLNKRFVFRNNSHLSMFKYFSLAIMQIILSSFFIHFLSFLFSTQATVLLKIIIDSMLFLVSYFIQKKIIFKG; from the coding sequence GTGAGTTTAAATTTTATAATTGTTATTCCCGCACTTAATCCGGATGAGAAATTAATCCAGTTATTAACGTCTATTCGAAGTACAGTAAATGAAATTCCTATTATCATTATTAATGATGGCAGTTCAAATGAATATCTCAGAATATTTGAACAAGCAAAGCAATATGATTGTATTGTAAAAAATCACAAAACAAACAAAGGAAAAGGTGTAGCAATTAAAACTGCAATTAAGTATATACAAAAAAAGTTTCCTTCCATTGACTCACTAATAACGGTCGATTCCGACGGCCAACACACCGTACTAGACATCGTTGGTTGTATGGAAACAGCACGTAAAAATCCTGAGGCTCTCGTTCTTGGAACACGCACATTTGGTCGAAATATCCCTCTTAGAAGTAAATTTGGTAACATAGTTACGAGGAATATTTTGAAAATGACTACCGGCATAGCATTGGAAGATACTCAAACTGGTCTTAGAATTATTCCAAGAACCTTTTTTGATGACTTACTGTTACTAGAGGGTGACCGTTATGAATTTGAAACGAATATGTTAATAGCAACTAGAGAAAGCGAAGTCCCCGTTGTTTCACATCCGATTAGTACTATCTATATAAATGGAAATAAATCATCACATTTTAAGGTCTTTTCTGATTCCGTTCGGATATATAGTGTTTTCTTTAAGTATATTATCTCTTCTATACTAGCCTTTATTATCGATATTTCTGTTTATGCTATCTTGGTGCGTATTCTATTTCCTATAGGCTTTTTTGCAATTTACCTCTCTTCTTTTTTTGCTAGAGTTATATCTGCTCTTTTTAACTATACGCTAAATAAACGCTTTGTTTTCAGGAATAATTCTCATCTGAGTATGTTTAAATATTTTTCTTTAGCAATTATGCAAATTATACTATCTAGCTTTTTTATTCATTTCTTATCATTCTTATTTTCAACTCAGGCTACTGTCTTATTAAAAATAATAATTGACAGTATGCTATTTTTAGTAAGTTATTTTATTCAAAAAAAAATAATTTTTAAGGGGTAG
- a CDS encoding glycosyltransferase family 2 protein, which produces MSLLRRTLYGLTILSLILYLLWRILYTLPLEDSWYAILFGIFLIGSEITSSFTAAILIWSKHKEEPLVKPEISDYQYPHIDVLIVTHNEDIDILYKTLNACKNMIYPDLSKVHIYLADDTNREEVKKLAQKFSVEHIGMEYNKHAKSGNINNALSKIHSPLIATFDADMIPYSNFLIETVPYFVKQKGYKKKLGFVQTPQSFYNPDLFQFNFFSEKSIPNEQDFFSREVNVLNNAHEAAVYTGSNTVLLREAIDKVGGFPTDTITEDFELGALINSQGYRSISTLEPMASGLTPMDIPSMFKQRIRWARGVIRSVHNLKIFTNKNFSLPQKMVFLNSYLYWWSFLRRIIYIMAPIMFTVFNTRVVVADIWQLFIFWLPGYILLHLTMKFTASDIRTQSWGEIQETIFAPYLIVPVFLETIGLSEKQFKVTNKTTLDSSGNILLMLPYLTLLLLSILGFIKFNYNKFGSEILYGSIVSFWLLVHIFNLVFSVLFFLGRPIYRKHERFDRYFPIQFNHNNGPWIKSNTINLSESGLSFHSSTKLCFSKNYSINICIQNNEKQLPMKGVIIREVENETGWIYGVQLDSFGDSEIYNNFLNIVYDGYNNSLARQRDPWITPLDHLVNTLKMHISYLIIRISPEKNKKSIIDSDGKIIINGFQGKIISANYDKIIIQFNDYSGSFDDLFKIELPEYQLQLKRVAIDNDLHVFDIINKENIKENLDLLLTHLSKGGNRINDFN; this is translated from the coding sequence ATGAGTTTATTAAGAAGAACACTCTATGGACTAACTATCTTGTCACTTATTCTTTATCTCTTATGGCGCATTCTTTATACACTGCCACTTGAAGATTCATGGTATGCCATCCTATTTGGGATTTTTTTAATAGGGAGTGAAATAACATCTAGTTTTACAGCTGCCATACTTATTTGGAGTAAACATAAAGAAGAGCCACTTGTTAAACCAGAAATAAGCGATTACCAATACCCTCATATTGATGTGTTAATCGTGACACATAATGAGGATATTGATATCTTATATAAAACTCTTAACGCCTGTAAAAATATGATTTATCCAGACTTGAGTAAAGTTCATATATATTTAGCAGACGATACGAACAGGGAGGAAGTAAAGAAATTAGCTCAAAAGTTTAGTGTTGAACACATAGGTATGGAATATAATAAACATGCAAAATCTGGAAATATTAACAATGCCTTATCAAAGATACATTCACCATTAATAGCTACCTTTGATGCTGATATGATTCCTTATTCTAATTTTTTAATAGAAACTGTTCCTTATTTTGTAAAACAGAAAGGATATAAAAAAAAATTAGGGTTTGTACAAACACCTCAAAGTTTTTATAACCCTGATCTCTTTCAATTTAACTTTTTTTCTGAGAAAAGCATCCCTAATGAACAAGATTTTTTTTCTAGAGAAGTCAATGTACTTAACAATGCCCATGAAGCGGCTGTATACACTGGTTCAAACACTGTTCTTCTGAGAGAAGCAATTGATAAAGTTGGTGGTTTCCCCACGGATACAATCACTGAAGACTTTGAATTAGGTGCCCTTATAAATTCACAAGGGTATAGAAGTATCTCTACTTTAGAACCTATGGCGTCTGGTTTAACACCCATGGATATCCCAAGTATGTTTAAACAGAGAATTAGATGGGCACGCGGCGTTATTAGAAGTGTGCATAATCTTAAAATTTTTACAAACAAAAATTTTTCATTACCCCAAAAAATGGTGTTCTTAAATAGTTACCTTTATTGGTGGTCCTTTCTTCGCCGTATTATTTATATAATGGCTCCAATCATGTTTACAGTTTTCAATACACGAGTGGTGGTAGCTGATATTTGGCAACTTTTTATTTTCTGGCTTCCAGGTTATATTCTCTTGCATTTAACAATGAAATTTACCGCAAGTGATATTCGTACTCAAAGCTGGGGTGAAATTCAGGAAACAATTTTTGCTCCGTACTTAATTGTTCCTGTTTTTTTAGAAACAATTGGTTTAAGTGAAAAGCAATTTAAAGTTACTAACAAAACTACACTTGATTCCTCTGGAAATATTTTACTGATGCTCCCCTATTTAACTCTATTACTATTAAGTATTTTGGGATTTATAAAATTTAATTATAATAAATTTGGTTCAGAAATTTTATATGGTAGTATTGTCTCTTTTTGGTTACTCGTACACATATTCAATTTAGTTTTTTCAGTATTATTTTTCTTGGGTCGCCCTATTTATCGTAAACATGAGCGATTTGATAGATATTTTCCAATACAATTTAATCATAATAATGGCCCTTGGATTAAATCTAATACTATTAACCTTTCCGAAAGTGGTTTGTCCTTTCATTCTTCTACAAAACTATGTTTTTCTAAAAACTACTCAATAAATATTTGTATTCAGAATAATGAAAAACAGTTACCAATGAAGGGGGTTATTATTCGGGAGGTAGAAAACGAGACCGGGTGGATTTATGGTGTACAGCTTGATTCTTTTGGTGATAGCGAGATATACAATAATTTTTTAAATATTGTATATGATGGTTATAATAATAGTCTTGCTAGACAAAGAGATCCGTGGATTACTCCTCTAGATCACTTAGTAAATACGCTGAAAATGCATATTTCATATTTAATTATACGTATCTCACCAGAAAAAAATAAAAAAAGTATTATAGATTCAGATGGGAAAATTATTATAAACGGATTTCAAGGAAAAATAATATCCGCCAATTACGATAAAATAATTATTCAATTTAATGACTACTCTGGTTCATTTGATGATTTATTTAAAATCGAATTACCTGAATATCAACTACAATTAAAGAGAGTAGCTATTGATAATGATTTACATGTTTTCGATATTATTAATAAAGAAAATATAAAGGAAAATCTTGATTTATTACTAACTCATTTATCTAAAGGAGGAAACAGAATAAATGACTTTAATTAG
- a CDS encoding bacteriocin immunity protein, translating to MSAAYSDLEVNKNPYIHQLLFSLAKQLSKGKDAHAVYHHLRQELRGYTLGNRLKMPEANYMSWHEITNKMTGKVILNPFGKNNGQVSMIAIKSLHSFLSVKYHLPF from the coding sequence ATGAGCGCCGCTTATTCTGATCTCGAAGTGAATAAGAATCCTTATATACACCAGTTGCTCTTTAGTCTAGCAAAGCAGCTGAGTAAAGGAAAAGATGCCCATGCCGTGTACCATCATCTTCGCCAAGAACTTCGAGGCTATACCTTGGGAAATCGTTTGAAGATGCCTGAGGCAAACTATATGAGTTGGCACGAGATAACCAACAAGATGACAGGAAAAGTTATTTTAAACCCTTTTGGAAAAAATAACGGGCAGGTTAGTATGATAGCAATCAAATCTTTACACTCTTTTTTATCAGTGAAGTATCATCTCCCTTTTTAA
- a CDS encoding DUF3021 family protein, whose translation MPFIIIEAFALALYLQSEILEARNLFFGGFVLLILGSTTVIYNIDQWSLAKQSAIHFSIMLGTLFPILLLSGWYPVTSLQDVLQVFAIFVASGLVIWTIMFILAKFFKW comes from the coding sequence ATCCCTTTTATAATTATAGAGGCTTTTGCCTTAGCTCTTTACTTACAAAGTGAAATCTTAGAGGCTAGAAACCTATTTTTTGGAGGGTTCGTTCTACTGATTTTAGGTTCAACAACTGTTATTTACAATATTGATCAATGGAGTTTAGCAAAGCAAAGTGCTATTCACTTCTCAATCATGCTAGGGACACTTTTTCCAATTCTTTTATTAAGTGGTTGGTATCCCGTCACGTCTCTACAAGATGTTCTTCAAGTATTTGCGATTTTTGTTGCATCTGGTTTAGTGATTTGGACAATTATGTTTATACTTGCTAAATTTTTTAAATGGTAA
- a CDS encoding putative immunity protein — protein sequence MPTRLKLKIIDNSELRKEIDERYEKMNQIDAAKWSLSIAKHILKVVNIDYEAVPEIKEGFRINELWQIKEARIIDIRQAGFKIHKLALDSELEINKTALRVVGQAVGSGHMKEHAMVASDYAVKTIGLMNSNSLESITLERKWQLNEIKKYL from the coding sequence ATGCCAACGAGATTAAAATTAAAAATAATAGATAATAGTGAGCTCAGAAAAGAAATTGATGAAAGATATGAAAAGATGAATCAGATAGATGCAGCAAAATGGTCTCTATCCATAGCAAAGCATATATTAAAAGTTGTTAATATAGATTATGAAGCCGTACCCGAGATAAAAGAAGGATTTAGAATCAATGAATTGTGGCAAATAAAAGAAGCCAGAATTATAGACATAAGACAAGCAGGTTTCAAAATCCACAAACTCGCGCTTGACAGTGAGTTAGAAATAAACAAAACGGCATTAAGAGTCGTTGGTCAAGCAGTAGGAAGTGGACACATGAAAGAACATGCAATGGTCGCTTCAGATTATGCAGTAAAGACAATAGGACTAATGAATTCTAATAGTTTAGAATCAATTACTCTTGAACGAAAATGGCAGCTAAATGAAATAAAAAAATATTTATAA